In Strix aluco isolate bStrAlu1 chromosome 17, bStrAlu1.hap1, whole genome shotgun sequence, the genomic stretch CCCCGCAGGACACACTGCCCGGCACCTCTGCAGGACAGCATCGCAGCCCACACCCCCTCCCAAGACAGGGAAACACCAGGTTTTGCCACCTGAGGGACTGGCAGGAGCCCCAACTTCAGTCCCTGAGCCACAGACATGGGACCTTGGCCTCCCCGGGGGTCTGATCTCCCAGGTGTGACAGTCCCCCAAAATGCTCTAAGGCAACGGGCACAGAGCATCGCCCCCAAGAAGGGGGGACCCGTCCCAGACCCCAGCATGTGCCCTgggccccccagcagccccctggGCCCCCAGAACTGGCTGGACCACCACTGGACAGCTCCCCTGCAGAACTGGGAGTAGAGACAAAGACCTTGCCCAGCGTCGGTCTAGGGAAAGCATCTGGTCCCCAACATCCTAGAGCTCAGGAAACAGGAAACCAGTTTTACTTTTTCAGTTCCTGAAACAGCCTGAGCTTTCAACACCTCACACCAAGCATCAGCGCAAGAGGCCAGGGACGTTATCGTGAGCCCCAGTAAGGGGAACACAGGTGCCAAGGAGCTCGCCCCTACACAGGGCAGCGAGGACTGTGccaagctgcagcagctcctcagggCAAGGTGGCCTTGTCCCACAATGGTGTGGCCACCCACAGCTCCGCGAGCTCTCCCAGAGATGCCATGCAGGGTACCAGATCGCTGGGAGACCCCCTCCGAGACATGACAAAGGGTTCACAGTCTGCTATGAGCCCTTCACACCACGCTAAGAGCTGGACTTGGCTCTGCTGCAAGGCAACGGTGCTCTagaaacacacccccccccccagtaaacTCAACGCCCCGCTGCCTCGCAGAGCAGGCAGCCTCGGACACCCCTGCCCCAGCCGCACCCTTCCCTGCGCTGCACCTGATGGTGTGGGACAGGGCGAGGATCCCCAGCACGAAGAAGTACATGGAAAGCAGAAGATTGATGTACTCTTGAGAGAATATCTGCAAGACAAATCCGGAGAGGGGTTAGTTACCACAGCGTCCTCCCCATCCACAGCACTTCACGTGTCTGTCAGCAGCTGCAGTGTCAGTGCTCCAGGGAGAGGAGAAGAATATCTGGAATAACCCAAATTCTTGCACCACTGATGCAAAATATGTTGGAAATAGCCGTGTGCTCACAGAAGAAGCACAATGGGCCTGCGAGTTGTCGCGCATTTATGAGCTGCTCGGGTCAAAAAATAACTCCTGTGCTGCAGAAAGGAGGACAGAGCTTCCCCCACAGAGCGAGCCGGAGCAGGGAGTGAGGCACCGCGCCGCTCCCAGGGGCTGCcctggcagaggggagcagcagcacccccaCCTTGCTACCACAGCGCATCCTGCCCTAATAAAACGAGGTGTTATCAGAAATCCTGCCCTCTAACACACACGCTGCCTTACCACCGAATCACCCCCCTACAGCCCAgcatggggggaccccagggtcCTCTGTGCTCTCCTGGAAGGGGGATGCTGGAATACAAGAGCTCAAGGCAGGTTGAAGATATGAAAAGGAAGAGCCGCCGATCACGCAGCGACTTCAGCAAGGCCACGCTGCACGTTCTGTACTTCTTTTCCTGGCGTCTCCATCCCAGCCAGGAGCAAGAGGTAGAAAAGGCACCTGAGGAGGTGGAGGAGCACCCCAAGACCTGGGTGCCAGGGAAGGGGTGGGCTGCAGGGAGTCCTTTCAGCAGCCAGAGGGGCCTGGCAGCAGGGTCTGGTGGCTGCTCcatacccccccaccccaagaggCTCCGCAGACGCTCAGCTTTACTGCTGGAGACCTACAAGAGGAGCTGCAGCCCCGGTGAGCGCCCAGGCTAAAGCGGGCACATTGCTAGAGAGGCTCgttcctgcctgctgctgcagagctgacCTCACAGCTGCGGCACACGCACCCACACCGGGGTCAGGACCTGCACGGTGCGGCTGGCAGCCCCGGGCAGGAGCCCGCAGCGTGCGTGGTAGCTGCGATGGGCACAGAGGGGATGGTGAGCTGCGATATTTCAAATTTTGCAGCCTTCCGCCCCGTGAGcagcccaggacagcagggctggaAGCTGCTGTGCCGAGAGAACCACCCTgtgcgggcagccccggggctcctCAGGCCCCTCCAGGAGCTCTGCCGCACGCCCGCAGGCAGCCAAAGGTGCTTTAAGCCAAGACACCTTCTCCACGCAGCTGAAAGCACCTGCTGCTGGAATGTCCTATTTAAGAATGGTCACCTAACCTTGCTTCTTGGCTCTGCACGCCTAAAAAACTTCACCTGAACACACAGGGGCTCACCCACGAGCTATGGATCGCCCAGGCCTGCAGCCGAGACGCCTTTGGAAGTGCAGCACAACGCAGTGACAGCAGCATTTGTGCCTCAGCAGTCCCCGGCACCCTCTGCTTTTGGTCTGCACACCGTGAGATCGGCCGCGGCGGCAGGCAGAGCTCAGAGGTGAACTCGCCCCTCGGCAGCTCTCCAGAACCAACTCGTGCACAAACAGGCTCTGATCTCCCCCAAGCTGTGACAATTCAGGCGAGAACTGACGTCCCCCGGCGCGGTGACGCTGAAGAGCTCGAGCCGTGCAGTCTTACACGCTCCCAACACTAAGGGCCCCCAACTAGGGTAAGCCAAAAATGGAGTCAGCCCCACTTCGGGGGCtcctgagcaggcaggaggagggcagaCACCAGCTCTCCACCCGCCAGCGCCACTCACTTACTTTAAAGAAGAGGTAGAGCCCCAGAAGGGTGCAACTGGCAACAATGGGAAAACGAGCAGCGTCTCGGCTGGTAATGGTCTCCGGCATCTCCGAGGAGTTCTGGGGAGGGAATGAGAGGACAGGAGTGGATCGGCCCCTGCTCTGGTTTCCTACCCGAGCAGGAGGTGAACAGACACAATGAGCAGGGCTCTGAGAGGGGCAAGGCACCCCCTGGCCCCCAACTCCTGTCATTCCCAGAGGTGGGGCTGCGTCACAGGCAGAGCCTGAGATGGAAAAAGCAAACCTCACACTCATCCTTCCAAGGGCTGCCACaatttattgcttttttcctcttggagaagGGAAAAACCCCCCTGCACTggtgcttttcctttctcccccctGCCCAGAGGGGAGCTGGGCTCCCTCGCCGCTCACGCCCGGCCGTCCCCATCTGTGCACACCATATGTCGATCACCCTCTGAATGACGTTTTTATCCCTCACCTCGCTCTTGGGACACTTGTGCTCAAAAGCTGCAGATTTATAAACCCCTTTCGCCTTCTGAGACATCTTTGCACCAGCTGACCCAGCCCCCTTTCAAGCCATTTCCCCTGAGAGACCTTCAGCTTtcagaggggaggcagagggctgcctgctcccctgcccacTCCTCAGAGCTCTAACCTCGCACAGACAAACACCTGCGGCCAGACAAACAGCACGCTAGTGGAAGCCTCTTATACAAAGCAACCCTGCGAAGGAACAGCAGCTTATCCCGGGCGCAGCAGCGCACAAATAAGTGCCCAAAGAGCCACTGGCTCCCTGCGGCGTGAGGGAAGAGAatccccccccccggccccagaaCCAGAGCCTCGGTTGCCTGGGCTGCCAGGAACGCCACCAAAATCAGCTGAAACCCCTGAAGTAAGACATAAGCGTGGGCAAGGGGCTTTACAAACCAGTAATAAATCAGACTGTGTAAAACAGTCCCTTCTGCTGAGCTTCAGGATCTGGAGTGCTGGGATTTAAGTGCCAGCTGCTCCCCGAGGCCGGGCAGGAGATGCAGAGCAGCACGATGGGCTGCAGGCACAGCACACggctgcaggcaggagagtgCAGGCAGGACCCCGGGGACGAGCCCCGGTGCTGCGGGGCAGGGGAGCAATGGCACAGACGAGCCCCCCCCTCACACAGCATCTCTTGTAGGGGTACAAGGGGCGACCCCGAGTTTTGCAGCACTTGAACTGATCGGGACAGTGAGGACGGGGCTGCAGAAGAGCCCCCCCGGGGGCCGCTGCCTCCACCGGGGCGCGGGGTCTCTCTGCCTTTCCCGGGCCGGCGGTGGGATGCGGCACCCCGGGTTGGGGTGAGGCCCAGAGGCCCCGGAGGGTTCTCCTGGGAGGCCGGGGGAGCCCTGACGCCCCCGGGGGTACAGAGCGGGCGGCTGccccggcggtggcggcggggggggtcggggagcggcggggggtaCCTTGCTCTTGGCGCAGCTGACGGAGCGCAGCGCCCCGAAGAAGATGGGCAGCAGCGCCATGAGGACGAGGCTGCCGTACGCCAGCGCCATGCCCtcgggggtggcgggggggcgggcggccgcgggggacccggccccggcgctgccgtTGTGCGCCGCGGCCTCCTCCATGGCGGCTGCTCCCACCGCGGTCCGCTTCCGGCCCGCGCGCGCCAGGGACACGTCCCCTTAGCGACCGGAAGTGCGTCACGCGTCGGCGCACGGCAGCGTTAAACCACGCCCCCTCCTCCGGTAACCAATCACCGCCGAGCGCGTTGCTAGGAAACCGACCGCGGcccggagcgcggcggggcccgATCCTGACcttgcccggggcggggggggcggggcccgATCCTGACCCTGCCGGGGGGGCCCGATGCTGACCCTGGGCCCGCAGCCCCCAGAGCCGCCGTGGgctcccccccacacaccccgcCACCCCCTCGGCTCGGGGCCGGGCTCCCGGTGCGGGCAGAAGGCCCGGTGCGGGCCGGCCGTgctgccccgctcccctcccgtgCCTGGGGTGAGGGTGGGACGGGAGGGGGGAGCGGGACGGAGCCGCTGCGCCGCCTCAGCGCGGGATTTTCCCGGTTGACGGTTGTTTATCCTGTCTCCGACAGGTCTGTGGTGGTGCCGGGTTTCGAAGGCCCGGCCTGCCACTGTGGGGGTGCCGGGGGGCTCCCTGCGGGTTGGGGGGGGCCCCAGCTCCGCGCAGCCCCCGGCCATCAGGGCCACAAGCGGGACAGTGACGGCTTCAGCCACCGTCGGGTCGGGGGCTCCCAGGCTtcccccccatcctgccctgggTTTTCCTGCCCTTTGCCGTTTCCCGAGGACCCCCCCTGCGCCGCTGGGCCTCCCCCGTGATCGCTCCCAACCCACCCACGGCCGCACTCAGCGAACAGCCCCTCTGTAAAAAAGCCTCATAAATGGCAGCAAATTCCCCCTGCTGCTGGACTGGAGCCAGAGCTCTGCTGGAAAATTGGctgaaatgtgtgttttcctcACAAATATTCCCTCCCCTCCCAAGCCGCTGGCAGCCCGGCTGTGCCACcgagcctcctcctcctcctccccagctccccggTGCCGCGTCCCCGTCGCTCTGGCCAGGGCGAGGGTCTGCTGAGACGCAAAGACACCAGCGAAGATAAAGATTGGGCAAAGTTAAAATGATGCTGCCCCTGGTTTAGATCTGAGccacaggcaggggaagggagcGCAGCAGGGATTAAaaagtaagcttttttttttttttgaaatgttttcttctttttttttggaaaacaacaacaacaaaaaaggaatcTATTTCAGGACTGGGGGTGATTCATAGTTTCGTGTTTCAGGCAGAGGGCAGATGCAAAGGCCTCCCGGGAGCCCCTCTCTGCGGGGCTGGCTCCCTGCCCGGGACGCTGTCCTCTCCCCGCCGCTGATTCTCCCACAAAGGGGAAGGACGGGCAccgagggcagcagcaggcagcagcaggcagccacGCAGGCAGCGTACCCACCCTGCTGCTTCCCACCCTGCTgcctggcacggcacggcacggcacaacACAGCCACCGACCCCCTTGTCAGCCCCCTCACCTTACAGACCCCTTCGGGTGCCCACCCACCCCCTAGACCCCGCTGAGGGGTGAcacttcccctccctgcctcgtCCCCGCTGCTCAGCCGTCCCCTCGGGGCCGGTGGTGGATGGTGGGGGGACCTGAGGGAATCGAGCAAAAAATAGTCGCGTCTCCACAGCCTGTTTGAGCAGGGCGGGTGTGtggggtgggccggggcagcccaTGGGGCTGGTGGCCCAGCATGGCCACGTGCCAGCCAGGAGCCAACAGGGTCCCTTGTCCCAGGGAGGGGGTGAGCAGAGCTGGGACCGGTGGCACTGGGGCTGATGGCACCGGGcgggggtggcagaggggaaaaTGGCACCAGTGAGCAGGTGGGACTGGGGGAGATGGCACCGGGGCCCACGGCCACCCAGGGATGGAGGGTACTGGGACGGAGGAGGGTGCTGGGATGGAGAGTACTGGGATGGAGGGTACTGGCACAGCCCCGGCACTACCTGCCCCAGGTGTGGGCCCAGCTGGGGGCCGCAAGCAGCCCTCGGCCCCCCGCCAGcgcctcctccttccttcctcccttcgtTTCCCAGCGCCTCGCCGTGGCCCCCCTTGGCCTCTCCTCCCACCCTCCAGCACGGCCGCATTTTTCTGGGTTTGAGCTCATTCTTTCCACTCCCCTCTCTGCCGGCTGCCAACTTTCCATCccgtggccccccccccccgccgcctcccgccgcagGGAAACGGCGGCTGCAGCTGTGGGAGGGACCGGCAGCAGTGAGGAGCCCCCGGCCCCGGCACACAGCCCCCCAGCCCGGGTGTGCCTGATGCGGTGTGAACCGCGGCATCGCGTCCGGCAGCACCAGGAACCGGGGTGTGGGGAGTGTTGGTCAGCAACCAAAGCCTCGCTGGGGTTTGCACCTGCGGAGAGATTCTTTTCCCATGGGGACAGGGTATTGCCCCATCCCAGCGTCCCCTTTTTGCACTGGTGACCCCCTCTCTGGCTGCACCGTGCTGGCCACGGCCAGTGGCTCCCCACGTTCGAGCTGCAGAGCGAGCGGAAACTCCCGACCTGACCCGGGGAGGGAGGCCACCGCTGATCCTCCCTggcgccgggcccggggctgctGAGCCGGTTACCCCGCGGCGTCCCGGCTGCTCGCCGGCAGTGCAGCCTAAAAACAACCGGCAGAGCCCACGCGGCTCCAGCATCGCCTCCCCGGGTGCCCAGGGTCACTCGCTGCTCGCTGCAGCCAAGCACGTCCCTTCCCAGCTGTGCCACGCTACTCGGTTCCTGcctccctgccccttccctggggcaCCGGGAGCTGCCGAGCACCCAGGGTTTGAAacctgcccctcagcccttcccagagGCTTTTCCAGAGCTGGCTGGGTGgtgcaggggggctgggggcttcTGTCATCGCAGGGGGGTGAGGAATTGGGATTTCCAGCAAGGCCAAAGGAAGCCCCAGGTGGAGGCTCTCCCTGCCCTGAAATGTTTTGGCTGGTGAAGATGGAGCCCGCTGAGgcctggctggagcaggaggcaggTCCTCTGCCCCGGCCACGGGCAAGGAACCGGGCTTGAATCCATCCAGACAGCTCCGGGACGCGGCTCCCCACGGCAGGGACTCAGCAGAGACCGGCACCTCCCTGATGTGGTTTATTCTGCAGCTGGAGGGTTTTCCCCATCACACCGGTACAGAGACAGCAGAAAAACCTCAGTCCGAGAAATGCTGGTGCCAGGGAGATGCGGTACAAAGCCCTGGGGCAGACCAACAGCATCGCTTGGCACCCCCGGCCAGGCTCCAGGATGTCCTCGAGGTGGACACCGCTATGGTGCCCTCGCCGGTCCCTGCTGCCCGGTGGAGGACGGGCACCGCGAGTGGGACCTGCCACGCTGCCGGCAGCCTccagccctgcaggcagccctgcGCCGCGGCACGGCCACCCCTCACCTCCAGCTCCCCAGGAGCACCCGGTAACCCAGCACCCCACCACCCCAAGCGCAGGTGCCCACTTTCTGCAGCCCTGGGGCCCCATGTTGTCCCCTGTCCTGGAGGGGAAACGGCCGAATCCAGAGCACCCCAGGGCATCCCTCAGCACCGGTTAAAACAGCTCCACGTCCTCAGCATCGCCCCGGCCCTCTCTGGGCTCTCGGTGGAGCCGCCAGCCACACtgctggtggagaggagagtCCAAGCCTGCGCGTGCAGAGGGACGGGAAGGCGGCGGCTCTCAGAGCACGGACAGGTCGTGGCAGGACTTGGAGCGGACTTTGAGAGCCACTTTGCTGCTGTTCCTGGCCACCAGCCTGTCGAGGAAGCGCCGGGCTCTCTTGGTGAGGCTCTCCTTGCGCTTCTGGCCAGGCACGGGGCGCGTGCGGGACTCCTTGCCCCCGCGGCGCAGGCGGATCTGCCGCACCACCCCCTCGAAGAGCTCGGCCACGTTGTGCTGCAGAGCCGCCGACGTCTCGATGAATTTGCAGTCGAACACCACGGCGCAGGCACGGCCCTCTAcaagggaagggcagggaggggacacggcCCCGCTGGCACCCCAGGCGCTGACACAGGCAGGTTCAGGGACAAGGGGGAAGCAGCTGGGCAGGAACCCGGGTGCAAGATCCCCTCGGGGGTCCCCACCAGCCAGATCCCCCCCCGCACCGCCTCCACCACCTCTCACCTTCAACGGAGACCTCGCGGCACCGCACCAGGTCGGTTTTGTTCCCCACCAGGATGATGGGGATGTCCTCGGCCTGTCGCGCGCGGCGCAGCTGGATGCGCAGCTCCGAGGCGCTCTCAAAGCTGCCGCGGTCGGTGATGGAGTAGACAATGACGTAGGCGTTCCCCACCTGCAGGCACTGGCTGCGACGCCGGCTCTCCTCGCCCTGTCACCACACGGGGAAGGAGATGTCACCGCTCCGCAGGGGCTGCTGGCACCCCTGACCGCTACCGGGGGACGGCAGAGCACCCTGGTACCGATGGGACCTGCCAGCgcaccccaccagcccccgcATCGTGGCGAGCCCCATTaataaaatgcagattaaaaGCTCCTGATTTTGACAGTTTCCTCCTCTACCAGCAACAAACTGGGGCTGCGGGCTCAGGGGGGGCTGAAGCTGCACCTCCCGGAGCCGCCCTCGGCCGCACAACACCGGCCTCGTGCTTGCAGCGCCCTGCGTGAACCAGGCACTGGTGGGATGAAGCAATAGTGGAAATAAAGGGCCATTGTTGGGGTGTTATGGTGCTGGGGCACCTTGGGACAGCACCGCTGTACACACAGAATGCGGCCCCAGCCCACGTGGGTGCTGGACCCGCCTTCACCAGCTCCGTCCCCTGCTCCTGGAGACCAGTCACTGCCTGGTGGCACCCGCAGGAATGCTGGGCCCGGCATGGAGGGGGGCAAAGGGGGATTTCGAGGGAGGTGGTGACAGCGGTGCTGGCATTTCTGCCCAGAACGCCCCATGCCAGGCCCTCGGGGCCACCGCTCTGCCTGTTAAAGTGAGTGTCCTGGCTGGCAACACCATTTTCCTGTGGATTTGCCCAGTCGGCTCCTTCAGCCCCATTCTCAAACCATTCCCATGCATTTCAAAGCGGGCTTGCaccccactcctcctccccccacaccccacccccccttgTGCTCTGGTGCTTGTGGTGCCCGGCCACGAGAGCCCCCACGGGTGGGCAGGCAGCCTCCCACGCTGGGGGAAGGTGGGCAAGGAGCCGGTCAGAGATGTGACCCCAAGCCCCTGTCTCGCCCGGCGAGCCCCAGACATGGGCAGGAAAGCCCCAGGGAGCTCCACGGAGCTCAGAGGCCCCAAAGCAGCGGCTATGCCCATCCAATGTCCCCCCCAGGCACGTCCCAGCAGCCCCGGCCCCACTGTACCGGCTGCTCGGGCTCCCAGGTGTCCATCACCAGCAGCGTGGTCTCCTCCCCATCCACGGAGAGCGTGCGCTTGTAGGCGGCTTCTGCAAGACACCAAGAGAGACCCTGGTCAGTGTGGCACTGCCCCGGCAGCTGAGCCTCGGCACCGGGTTCCTCAGCACCTCGCACACGGGTTTTCCGCAGCTCGGACACGCGCTGCCTCCCCACCACCTCCTCCGGGCCCTGTGGTGGGGTGACCCCAACCAGCACCCACCTCCgtgctgctccagcaggtccCGTTCCTGGAGGCCGGCGAAGAGGTTGACCAAGCTGGTCTTGCCCACGCCGGGGTCACCCAGCAGCACCACGCGGTACAGGGGGTCCCAGGAGCCGGAGGAGCCCGAGGACTCGGAGGACCAGCTGTCCCGGGGGGCCGCGGCCCTGGCGCCCGGCTCGGATGCGGATTGACCGAGCTGGGGGTGACAGGGCTCACCCCGCGACGTGGCACCCGTTACCCCCGGCCGCGGGAGAGGGGTGCTGGCCCTCCTCCGCAGCGGGCTCTTGCTCCCGCGCTGCGTGTTCAGGGTCATCTGCGGCACCGGGGCTGGGAGAGGCCGCCCCGAGGGGCCCCGGCAACCCCCGGCCGCGCTTCTCCCGTTGCCGGTGTCGTTCCCGGTGCCCGTCCGAGCCGGCGGTAGCTC encodes the following:
- the REM1 gene encoding GTP-binding protein REM 1, with protein sequence MTLNTQRGSKSPLRRRASTPLPRPGVTGATSRGEPCHPQLGQSASEPGARAAAPRDSWSSESSGSSGSWDPLYRVVLLGDPGVGKTSLVNLFAGLQERDLLEQHGEAAYKRTLSVDGEETTLLVMDTWEPEQPGEESRRRSQCLQVGNAYVIVYSITDRGSFESASELRIQLRRARQAEDIPIILVGNKTDLVRCREVSVEEGRACAVVFDCKFIETSAALQHNVAELFEGVVRQIRLRRGGKESRTRPVPGQKRKESLTKRARRFLDRLVARNSSKVALKVRSKSCHDLSVL